A stretch of Lathyrus oleraceus cultivar Zhongwan6 chromosome 6, CAAS_Psat_ZW6_1.0, whole genome shotgun sequence DNA encodes these proteins:
- the LOC127092556 gene encoding uncharacterized protein LOC127092556 isoform X1, giving the protein MGKKTKKPGKGKEKTEKKTAKADVKRARREEKKLSPEDDIDAILLNIQKEEAKKKEVHVEDNVPAPSPRSNCSLTVNPLKETELILYGGEFYNGNKTFVYGDLYRYDVEKLEWKLISSPNSPPPRSAHQAVAWKNYVYIFGGEFTSPNQERFHHYKDFWMLDLKTNQWEQLNLKGCPGPRSGHRMVLYKHKIILFGGFYDTLREVRYYNDLFVFDLDQFKWQEIKPKPGAMWPSGRSGFQLFVYQDDIFLYGGYSKEVSSDKNASEKGIVHSDMWSLDPKTWEWNKVKKSGMPPGPRAGFSMCVHKRRALLFGGVVDIEVEGDAMMSLFLNEFYGFQLDTNRWYPLELRKDKSTKDKLRKTEQSCTNGVEKKLESLEDSEYEESSIENISQDIASKVTVADSETLSKPEGKSKESGAKLDIQSSLPEAVKPCGRINSCMAVGRDTLYVYGGMMEIKDQEITLDDLYSLNLSKLDEWKCIIPASESEWMEVSEGDDDDEDDDDDDDESNSDGTSEENEDDDDDDEDEVQNTSVQVGDAVALIKGGVKNLRRKDRRLRIEQIRASLGLSDSQRTPLAGESLRDFYKRTNLYWQMAAHEHTQHTGKKSRFDIELIDSPSSLCCYSNDHPYCVHSSHWCEYLCVIYSVLLSIPFYNQPSFELIWAEVQRSS; this is encoded by the exons atgggGAAGAAAACAAAGAAACCTGGCAAAGGCAAAGAGAAAACGGAGAAAAAAACCGCAAAAGCCGACGTGAAGCGAGCTCGCCGGGAGGAAAAAAAGCTTTCTCCCGAGGACGACATCGACGCCATTCTG TTGAATATACAAAAAGAGGAAGCTAAAAAGAAGGAAGTTCATGTTGAAGACAATGTTCCCGCGCCTTCTCCTCGCTCCAATTGCTCG CTCACTGTTAATCCATTGAAAGAGACGGAGTTGATTCTCTATGGAGGTGAATTCTACAACGGGAACAAG ACTTTCGTCTATGGTGATCTTTACCGTTATGATGTTGAGAAACTGGAATGGAAATTGATTTCGAGTCCTAATAGTCCTCCTCCGCGCAGTGCTCATCAGGCTGTTGCTTGGAAGAATTATGTTTATATTTTTG GTGGTGAATTTACATCTCCAAATCAAGAGAGGTTCCATCACTACAAG GATTTTTGGATGTTGGACCTGAAAACTAATCAGTGGGAACAACTTAATTTAAAAGGGTGCCCTGGTCCACGCTCGGGACATAGGATG GTATTATACAAGCACAAGATTATTCTTTTTGGTGGATTTTATGACACACTTAGAGAAGTGAG GTACTACAATGATCTATTTGTATTTGATCTTGATCAGTTTAAG TGGCAAGAAATCAAGCCTAAGCCTGGAGCAATGTGGCCAAGTGGGCGTAGTGGTTTTCAATTATTTGTTTACCAAGATGAT ATTTTCTTATATGGTGGCTATTCAAAAGAAGTTTCATCTGACAAAAATGCCTCTGAGAAAGGAATAGTTCATTCAGATATGTGGTCCCTTGACCCTAAGACTTGGGAATGGAACAAG GTTAAGAAAAGTGGGATGCCTCCTGGTCCTCGTGCAGGGTTTTCCATGTGTGTTCATAAGAGGAGGGCTCTGCTATTTGGTGGTGTTGTGGATATCGAAGTTGAAG GTGATGCAATGATGAGCTTGTTCTTGAATGAGTTTTATGGCTTTCAGTTAGACACCAACCGCTG GTATCCTCTGGAGTTAAGAAAGGATAAATCAACAAAAGATAAG TTAAGAAAGACTGAACAAAGTTGTACCAACGGCGTCGAGAAGAAGTTAGAATCACTAGAGGATTCAGAGTACGAAGAAAGCAGCATTGAAAATATATCCCAGGATATTGCGTCAAAGGTGACTGTTGCTGACAGTGAAACACTTTCCAAACCTGAAGGGAAGTCCAAGGAATCTGGTGCTAAATTGGACATTCAGAGTTCTTTGCCTGAG GCAGTGAAACCCTGTGGACGGATTAATTCTTGCATGGCTGTTGGAAGAGATACATTATATGTATATGGTGGCATGATGGAGATTAAAGATCAAGAAATCACTCTTGACGACTTGTATTCTCTGAACCTTAGCAAACTTGATGAATGGAAGTGCATTATACCG GCATCAGAATCTGAATGGATGGAAGTTTCGGAGGGTGacgatgatgatgaagatgatgacgacgatgatgatGAATCTAATAGCGATGGTACAAGTGAGGAGAAcgaagatgatgatgatgatgatgaagatgag GTTCAGAATACATCAGTTCAGGTGGGAGATGCTGTTGCTTTAATCAAGGGAGGAGTAAAGAATCTGCGTAGGAAAGATAGAAGGTTACGGATAGAGCAAATCAGAGCTAGCCTTGGCCTGTCAGATTCACAGAGAACACCATTG GCAGGTGAATCGTTGAGAGATTTCTACAAGCGTACAAATTTGTATTGGCAAATGGCAGCCCATGAACACACTCAGCACACTGGAAAA AAAAGCAGATTTGACATCGAGCTGATAGATTCCCCATCCTCTTTGTGCTGCTACAGCAACGATCATCCTTATTGTGTCCATTCGAGCCACTGGTGCGAATACCTCTGTGTAATCTACTCCGTACTCTTGAGCATACCCTTTTACAACCAGCCTAGCTTTGAACTTATCTGGGCTGAGGTTCAGCGCAGCTCTTGA
- the LOC127092556 gene encoding uncharacterized protein LOC127092556 isoform X2, translating into MGKKTKKPGKGKEKTEKKTAKADVKRARREEKKLSPEDDIDAILLNIQKEEAKKKEVHVEDNVPAPSPRSNCSLTVNPLKETELILYGGEFYNGNKTFVYGDLYRYDVEKLEWKLISSPNSPPPRSAHQAVAWKNYVYIFGGEFTSPNQERFHHYKDFWMLDLKTNQWEQLNLKGCPGPRSGHRMVLYKHKIILFGGFYDTLREVRYYNDLFVFDLDQFKWQEIKPKPGAMWPSGRSGFQLFVYQDDIFLYGGYSKEVSSDKNASEKGIVHSDMWSLDPKTWEWNKVKKSGMPPGPRAGFSMCVHKRRALLFGGVVDIEVEGDAMMSLFLNEFYGFQLDTNRWYPLELRKDKSTKDKLRKTEQSCTNGVEKKLESLEDSEYEESSIENISQDIASKVTVADSETLSKPEGKSKESGAKLDIQSSLPEAVKPCGRINSCMAVGRDTLYVYGGMMEIKDQEITLDDLYSLNLSKLDEWKCIIPASESEWMEVSEGDDDDEDDDDDDDESNSDGTSEENEDDDDDDEDEVQNTSVQVGDAVALIKGGVKNLRRKDRRLRIEQIRASLGLSDSQRTPLAGESLRDFYKRTNLYWQMAAHEHTQHTGKELRKDGFDLAESRYRELKPILDELALLEAEQKAEEAEGPEINAKKRGKKKTRN; encoded by the exons atgggGAAGAAAACAAAGAAACCTGGCAAAGGCAAAGAGAAAACGGAGAAAAAAACCGCAAAAGCCGACGTGAAGCGAGCTCGCCGGGAGGAAAAAAAGCTTTCTCCCGAGGACGACATCGACGCCATTCTG TTGAATATACAAAAAGAGGAAGCTAAAAAGAAGGAAGTTCATGTTGAAGACAATGTTCCCGCGCCTTCTCCTCGCTCCAATTGCTCG CTCACTGTTAATCCATTGAAAGAGACGGAGTTGATTCTCTATGGAGGTGAATTCTACAACGGGAACAAG ACTTTCGTCTATGGTGATCTTTACCGTTATGATGTTGAGAAACTGGAATGGAAATTGATTTCGAGTCCTAATAGTCCTCCTCCGCGCAGTGCTCATCAGGCTGTTGCTTGGAAGAATTATGTTTATATTTTTG GTGGTGAATTTACATCTCCAAATCAAGAGAGGTTCCATCACTACAAG GATTTTTGGATGTTGGACCTGAAAACTAATCAGTGGGAACAACTTAATTTAAAAGGGTGCCCTGGTCCACGCTCGGGACATAGGATG GTATTATACAAGCACAAGATTATTCTTTTTGGTGGATTTTATGACACACTTAGAGAAGTGAG GTACTACAATGATCTATTTGTATTTGATCTTGATCAGTTTAAG TGGCAAGAAATCAAGCCTAAGCCTGGAGCAATGTGGCCAAGTGGGCGTAGTGGTTTTCAATTATTTGTTTACCAAGATGAT ATTTTCTTATATGGTGGCTATTCAAAAGAAGTTTCATCTGACAAAAATGCCTCTGAGAAAGGAATAGTTCATTCAGATATGTGGTCCCTTGACCCTAAGACTTGGGAATGGAACAAG GTTAAGAAAAGTGGGATGCCTCCTGGTCCTCGTGCAGGGTTTTCCATGTGTGTTCATAAGAGGAGGGCTCTGCTATTTGGTGGTGTTGTGGATATCGAAGTTGAAG GTGATGCAATGATGAGCTTGTTCTTGAATGAGTTTTATGGCTTTCAGTTAGACACCAACCGCTG GTATCCTCTGGAGTTAAGAAAGGATAAATCAACAAAAGATAAG TTAAGAAAGACTGAACAAAGTTGTACCAACGGCGTCGAGAAGAAGTTAGAATCACTAGAGGATTCAGAGTACGAAGAAAGCAGCATTGAAAATATATCCCAGGATATTGCGTCAAAGGTGACTGTTGCTGACAGTGAAACACTTTCCAAACCTGAAGGGAAGTCCAAGGAATCTGGTGCTAAATTGGACATTCAGAGTTCTTTGCCTGAG GCAGTGAAACCCTGTGGACGGATTAATTCTTGCATGGCTGTTGGAAGAGATACATTATATGTATATGGTGGCATGATGGAGATTAAAGATCAAGAAATCACTCTTGACGACTTGTATTCTCTGAACCTTAGCAAACTTGATGAATGGAAGTGCATTATACCG GCATCAGAATCTGAATGGATGGAAGTTTCGGAGGGTGacgatgatgatgaagatgatgacgacgatgatgatGAATCTAATAGCGATGGTACAAGTGAGGAGAAcgaagatgatgatgatgatgatgaagatgag GTTCAGAATACATCAGTTCAGGTGGGAGATGCTGTTGCTTTAATCAAGGGAGGAGTAAAGAATCTGCGTAGGAAAGATAGAAGGTTACGGATAGAGCAAATCAGAGCTAGCCTTGGCCTGTCAGATTCACAGAGAACACCATTG GCAGGTGAATCGTTGAGAGATTTCTACAAGCGTACAAATTTGTATTGGCAAATGGCAGCCCATGAACACACTCAGCACACTGGAAAA GAACTCCGCAAAGATGGTTTTGATCTTGCAGAATCTCGATACAGGGAGCTAAAACCTATTCTTGATGAG CTGGCTTTATTAGAAGCTGAGCAGAAAGCTGAAGAGGCTGAGGGGCCTGAGATTAATGCAAAGAAAAGAGGCAAGAAGAAAACTAGAAATTGA